Below is a genomic region from Brassica rapa cultivar Chiifu-401-42 chromosome A08, CAAS_Brap_v3.01, whole genome shotgun sequence.
ctTGGATTTAGATTAGCATGCATTGTGAATTTATTCAAAAGGAGTGTTAGATCAAAGGTCCCTagattaaaatacaaaattttcaaaCCGTGGAATTCCGAATTAGATGTTTTGACAAGAGATAATAATAAAGATGATTATCCTAAATATTAAAGAAACGTCTGTGGACGTGTCGGAACAAGAAATGATGTACTAATTTATAGAAACTccccaaaacaaaaattattaactatgaaaatcaattaataatcgaataaaaaaaagtagaagTCAAAAAGTCAAGAAAGGCACCCACCCAACTGGCTTTGCGTCACCTACCTTTGCTTCTATTACCATCCACGGTGTCTCTCTGTTACTGCTGATCACGTATGAATCATTAGCCAATTGAGTAGCACTAAGCACAACACTAactcaaatatttttaagaaacatcAAGTAAAATTCGGTAAAATATGGCATCCGAATGTGCTTTAGCTTGAGTCCTATTATTAAATCTAAACTCATCTAGaacaaaaaaccaaaagaaaagctGAATTTGTGTCACTTTCACATAAAGAGACGCGAAATCACGTAACGAGATATGTCATATCATATTGAATATATCAAAGTCAATAACGTCACACCATCACATTATCTAATTATTCAAATTTGCCGACACTCAACCCCAAAATCTCTCACTATAAATACCACACAGAAACCTTCTTGttcaaatcatcatcatcatcatcttacaATGGCGTCTTCACCTTTCATctcccttcttcttctcttgatCATCTCACTATCATCATCCTCATTTGCTCAACCATCATTCCGACCAAAAGCTCTCGTTCTCCCTGTCACCAAAGACCAAACCACCCTCCAGTACACCACTGTCATCAACCAGCGCACTCCTCTCGTCCCCGCCTCCGTTGTCTTCGACCTCGGTGGTCGTAATCTCTGGGTAGACTGCGACAGAGGTTACGTCTCCTCCACTTACCGCTCCCCTCGCTGCCGCTCCGCCGTGTGCTCACGTGCCGGCTCAGACGGCTGCAGCCAGTGCTTCTCTCCTCCGAGACCTGGCTGTAACAACAACACATGCAGCGGAACTCCAGACAACACCGTCACCAGAACCGCAACTTCCGGCGAAATCGCTACAGACGTAGTCTCTATCCAATCCACCAACGGATCCAACCCGGGTCGGATCGTTCAAATCCCGGACTTGGTTTTCGTTTGCGGGGCAACGTTTCTGCTCCAAGGACTCGCTAGCGGAACCGTCGGTATGGCTGGGATGGGACGCCACAACATCGGTTTACCATCTCAGTTCGCCGCCGCGTTTAGCTTTAACCGGAAGTTCGCCGTCTGTCTCACTTCCGGTAGAGGCGTCGCCTCTTCGGCAACGGACCTTACGTGTTCCTCCCCGGGATTCCAATCTCCACCGTCGCCACCACGCCGTTGCTCATCAACCCGGTGAGCACTGCGTCTGCGTTTCCATCAGGGGAGAAGTCCTCCGAGTACTTCATCGGCGTGACGGCGATCAAAATCGACGAGAAGACCGTTCCGATCAACGCCACGCTCTTGAAAATCGACGGGACCACCGGAGTCGGAGGAACCAAGATCAGCACGGTGAATCCGTACACGGTGTTGGAGACGTCGATATACAACGCATTCACGTCGGCATACGTCAGAGAAGCCGCGGGGAGGAACATCACTCGAGTTGCTTCGGTGGCTCCCTTCGGCGCGTGTTTCAGCACGGAGAACGTCGGAGTAACGCGTCTCGGATATGCTGTGCCGGAGATTCAGCTTGTGCTTCACAGCAACGACGTCGTTTGGAGGATATTCGGAGCTAACTCGATGGTCAGCGTCAGTGATGACGTCATCTGTTTGGGTTTCGTCGACGGAGGAGTCAACGCGCGAACCTCTGTGGTAATTGGAGGGTACCAGCTGGAAGATAATTTGATTGAA
It encodes:
- the LOC103836622 gene encoding LOW QUALITY PROTEIN: probable aspartic proteinase GIP2 (The sequence of the model RefSeq protein was modified relative to this genomic sequence to represent the inferred CDS: inserted 1 base in 1 codon), with amino-acid sequence MSYHIEYIKVNNVTPSHYLIIQICRHSTPKSLTINTTQKPSCSNHHHHHLTMASSPFISLLLLLIISLSSSSFAQPSFRPKALVLPVTKDQTTLQYTTVINQRTPLVPASVVFDLGGRNLWVDCDRGYVSSTYRSPRCRSAVCSRAGSDGCSQCFSPPRPGCNNNTCSGTPDNTVTRTATSGEIATDVVSIQSTNGSNPGRIVQIPDLVFVCGATFLLQGLASGTVGMAGMGRHNIGLPSQFAAAFSFNRKFAVCLTSGRGVAXFGNGPYVFLPGIPISTVATTPLLINPVSTASAFPSGEKSSEYFIGVTAIKIDEKTVPINATLLKIDGTTGVGGTKISTVNPYTVLETSIYNAFTSAYVREAAGRNITRVASVAPFGACFSTENVGVTRLGYAVPEIQLVLHSNDVVWRIFGANSMVSVSDDVICLGFVDGGVNARTSVVIGGYQLEDNLIEFDLASNRFGFSSTLLGRRTNCANFNFTSTA